Proteins from a genomic interval of Siniperca chuatsi isolate FFG_IHB_CAS linkage group LG10, ASM2008510v1, whole genome shotgun sequence:
- the fkbp1ab gene encoding FKBP prolyl isomerase 1Ab, which translates to MGVEIETITPGDGRTFPKKGQTCVVHYVGSLTDGRKFDSSRDRDKPFRFKIGKQEVIRGWEEGVVQMSVGQRAKLTCSPDYAYGNKGHPGIIPPNATLIFDVELLGLE; encoded by the exons ATGGGAGTCGAAATCGAGACTATAACCCCGGGCGACG GAAGGACTTTCCCCAAAAAAGGACAGACGTGTGTGGTGCATTATGTTG GCTCCCTGACAGACGGACGTAAGTTTGACTCATCTCGTGATAGGGACAAGCCTTTCAGGTTCAAGATCGGCAAGCAGGAAGTGATCCGAGGCTGGGAAGAGGGTGTAGTGCAG ATGAGTGTTGGTCAAAGGGCGAAGCTGACCTGCTCACCTGACTACGCTTATGGAAACAAAGGCCACCCGGGCATCATTCCTCCTAACGCCACCCTCATCTTTGACGTTGAGCTGCTGGGTCTGGAATGA